AATTCGACGAAACCGTTGAAGCAGCAGTTCGTCTGGGTGTAGACCCGCGTAAACAAGACCAGGCAGTTCGTGGTGTTGTTGTCCTGCCTCACGGCACAGGCAAAACACAACGCGTGCTTGTATTTGCAAAAGGTGAAAAAGCGAAGGAAGCGGAAGCTGCTGGCGCTGATTTTGTTGGTGATGCTGACATGATCAACAAGATTCAACAGGGCTGGTTCGAATTCGACGTCTGCGTAGCTACACCTGACATGATGAGTGAAGTCGGTAAACTGGGTCGTCTGCTCGGTGGTAAAGGTCTCATGCCTAACCCTAAAGCAGGTACAGTTACTTTCGACGTTACCAAGGCTGTTCAAGAAATCAAAGCCGGTAAGATCGAATACCGTCTTGACAAAGCGGGCCAAATTCATGCGCCAATCGGCAAAGTGTCTTTCAACGCTGAACAATTGAACGAGAACCTTAAAGCTCTTATGGACGCTCTGAACCGTGCGAAACCGGCTGCTGCCAAGGGTGTATACCTTAAAGGCATCGCTATTTCGTCCACAATGGGACCTAGCGCTCGTGTAAACGCAGCTGCTTTCAGATAATTAAAGGTTGACTCCTAGAGTAATCTTTGATAATCTATAACAGTTGTGAACATTAAGGTGATCAATCTTAAATGTGAATATGCTTACCGTAGACAGTAGGTGCCGTAGGGCTTAATTTCCTACCGAGGTGTTGTGATAGAAACAAAAAGTGCCAGGCTCGCCTGATTAACTTTCCGTTTTATCAAGCCTTCGTGAATCTGCGGAGGCTTTTCTAATGCCTGCGTAGGAACGGCGCGGTTTCTCCGGAAGAATCGCCGTGACATAAATTTTCAGGAGGTGTATACAATTGGCAAATGCAAAAGTAATCCAAGCAAAACAGGATGCGGTTGATGTTGTTACCAGCAAACTGCAAAACAGTGTCTCTACTGTTGTTGCAGACTACCGCGGTCTGAACGTATCGCAAGTGACCGAACTGCGTAAGCAGCTTCGTGAAGCTGGCGTTGAGTTCCAGGTCCTGAAGAACACATTGCTTCGCCGTGCAACTGCGGCAGCTGAGCTGACTGATCTGGACGCTGTCCTGACGGGTCCTACAGCGATCGCTTTCAGTGAGACTGATGCGGTAGTAGCAGCTAAGATTCTAAATGACTTCGCTAAGAAGAACGACGCTTTGAAACTGAAAGGCGGCGTTGTAGAAGGTAAAGTTATCGATGTGGACCAACTGAAAGCACTGGCTGAACTGCCATCCCGCGATGGTTTGCTGTCCATGCTGCTTAGCGTGCTTCAAGCTCCAATGCGCAACTTCGCGCTTGCAGTTAAAGCTGTTGCTGAGAAAGAAGAACAAAGCGCGTAAGCCTTTGCTTCTGGTTTCATAATCAAGACCACAAACCAATTCAAATATAATGGAGGTTCAATCATGAGCAAAGAAACAATCTTAGAAGAAATTAAAGGCATGAGCGTACTGGAACTGAACGACCTGGTAAAAGCAATCGAAGAAGAATTCGGCGTAACTGCAGCAGCTCCAGTAGCAGCTGGCGGCGCTGTAGCAGCTGTTGAAGCTGAACAGTCCGAATTCGACGTAATTTTGACAAGCGCTGGCGCTTCCAAAATCAACGTTATCAAAATCGTTCGCGAAATCACAGGTCTTGGCTTGAAAGAAGCTAAAGAAGTTGTAGATAACGCTCCAAAAGCAATCAAAGAAAAAGTAAGCAAAGAAGAAGCCGAAGCTACCAAAGCAAAATTGGAAGAAGCAGGCGCAGCTGTAGAAGTAAAATAAGTTGATTCACTAGGTACTGCCCCGGAGCAGAAGTCATTCTCTCCGGTTCCCGCAACCCCCTTGAACTTGTTCAAGGGGGTTGCTCTATAAGGGAGCCTTGCAGGTATACGTAGTTCAATGTGAAAGGGAGGATGGTATGTCGCAGCATTATTACTCGCAGCAGCCGGAAGCGCGTCATGATAGACGGAGCATCGATACGGAGCTGAGAGGCAAACGCCTCCGCTTTACCAGCGACGCCGGTGTTTTTTCTAAAGGAGATATTGATCATGGCAGCCGTGTTCTGATTGGGGCGATGGAGATTCCGGAGGATGCGAAGGTACTGGACGTGGGCTGTGGTTACGGGCCTATAGGGATAAGTGCGGCGCATCTCGCTTCCAAGGGACATGTGACGATGATTGATATCAACAGCCGTGCGGTAGAGCTTGCCCGCGAGAATGCGCAGCATAATGGAATCCGCAATGTTACGGTGATGGAAAGTGATGTGCTATCGGCAGTAGAGGGGCAGACCTTCGATGTGATTCTAACCAACCCGCCGATTCGCGCCGGCAAGGCCGTAGTGCATGCGATTTTTGAACAGGCGTATGAGCATTTGAATGAGGGCGGTTGTCTGTGGGTTGTCATTCAGAAGAAGCAGGGTGCGCCGTCGGCGGTTGCCAAGCTGGAGAGTATGTTTCCGGTGGTAGAAGAAGTGGGGAAAGACAAGGGCTATAGAATCTTAAAAGCTCAGAAATAAATAATAATACTCATTGACATGCGATGTCCGTAGTGGTATTATTATAAAATGTCAGTATTAAGCTAGGCTCCATGTCTTTAGTTTGCTGAAATGTCAAGTGATATATTGTCGCCCGGTAAGCGCATGCCGCACGGCAGGTTTTTGCGAATTCCGTTCTCTATGTTCCTGTCACGGCGAAGGTCGCCGGGGCAATAGATAATAGCGCATGAACTGTAGCCTGGTGACGTATAATACGCACGTTTTGGGCAAATCTACTGGATAAGGAGTATTTTGGCCGTGGATAGATGTGCTCTTTTTTCGAAAGATTTCGATAAGGGGCTTTTCTGTATTTATGGCTGAATCCTTGTGATATGGTTCCATTATACGGGTCCAAACAAGGGTTCGCAATCAATTTTTAAGTGAGTAGACATGAGGGGTGAGTAAAGTTGGCAGGACATCTTGTTCAGTATGGTCGACGCACTCGGCGGAGCTATGCGAGAATTAACGAGGTACTCGAGGTCCCGAACCTGATCGAGATCCAACAAAAATCTTATGATTGGTTTTTGGAGGAAGGATTGCGGGAAATGTTCCAGGACATCTCGCCGATCCAGGATTTCACGGGGAATTTGGTGCTAGAGTTCATTGATTACAGCCTGGGTGAACCGAAGTACACGGTTGACGACGCTAAAGAGCGGGACGTAACATATGCAGCTCCTCTGCGTGTGAAGGTGCGTCTCATCAATAAGGAGACCGGTGAGGTAAAAGAGCAGGAAGTGTTCATGGGAGATTTCCCTCTGATGACGGAAACCGGCACTTTTATTATCAATGGTGCGGAACGGGTTATTGTCAGCCAGTTGGTTCGCTCTCCAAGCGTCTATTTCAGCACAAAAGTGGATAAGAACGGCAAAAAAACTTACACCGCCACAGTAATTCCGAATCGCGGAGCCTGGCTGGAGCTTGAGACCGACGCTAAGGACATCATGTATGTCCGTATCGACCGGACTCGTAAGATCCCGGTAACAGTCCTCTTGCGTGCTCTGGGCTTCGGCAGTGATGCTGAAATTCTGGAACTGCTTGGCAATGATGAATATATTCGCAACACGCTGGATAAAGACAACACGGATTCCACGGAGAAGGCGCTTATTGAAATCTACGAGCGTCTGCGTCCGGGCGAACCACCTACACTTGATAATGCCAAGAGCTTGCTCGTCGCACGTTTCTTTGACCCGAAACGTTATGATTTGGCCAATGTAGGCCGTTACAAAATCAATAAAAAGCTGCATATTAAGAATCGTCTGTTCAATCAGCGTTTGGCACAGCCTTTGGTTGATGAGTCTACCGGAGAAATTCTGGCAGAATCCGGCCAAATGGTGGACCGCCGCCTGCTTGATGAGTTGATTCCTTATTTCGAGAAAAGTATGGCTGCCAAAAACTACCGTGTAACCGGTGGTGTAATGGACAGTGAAGATATTCCGCTTCAGACCATTGACGTATTCTCGCCAATCGAAGAAGGTCGTATCATCAAACTGATTGCCAATGGCAACATTGATAAATCAGTTAAGCATATTACTCAGGCTGATATTATATCCTCAATCAGCTACTTTATTAATTTGCTGCATGGTATCGGCAACACGGATGATATTGACCATTTGGGTAACCGACGTCTGCGTTCTGTAGGTGAGCTTCTGCAGAATCAGTTCCGTATCGGTCTGTCCCGTATGGAACGCGTGGTCCGCGAGAGAATGTCGATTCAGGATGCCAATGCGATTACACCGCAGGCACTGATCAATATCCGTCCAGTGATCGCGTCTATCAAAGAGTTCTTCGGCAGCTCGCAGCTGTCCCAGTTCATGGACCAGACGAATCCGCTTGCCGAGCTTACGCATAAGCGCCGTCTGTCTGCACTCGGACCCGGCGGTCTGACTCGTGAACGCGCAGGCTTTGAAGTCCGCGACGTCCATCACAGTCACTATGGCCGTATGTGTCCTATCGAGACTCCGGAAGGTCCGAATATCGGTCTGATCAACTCCTTGTCCACCTTCGCCCGCATCAATGAATACGGCTTTATCGAAGCCCCGTATCGTTGGGTAGATCCGAAGACAGGTAAGGTAACTGAGCAAATCGATTATCTGACTGCCGATGAAGAAGATAACTATGTAGTTGCACAGGCGAATGTACTGATCGATGAGGACGGCTCCTTCAAGGAAGACCAGGTTATCGTTCGTTACAACAAGGATTCAGACAACATCACTACCATGCCTAGCAATCGTGTAGACTACATGGACGTTTCGCCAAAACAGGTTGTATCCGTCGCGACGGCGCTCATTCCGTTCCTTGAGAACGATGACTCCAACCGCGCACTGATGGGATCGAACATGCAGCGTCAGGCCGTTCCGCTTCTTATCCCTAAGGCTCCGCTTGTAGGAACAGGGATGGAACATAAGTCTGCTAAAGACTCCGGCGTATGTATTGTCTCCAAATATGACGGTATTATCGAACGCTCCTCTGCCAATGAAATCTGGCTGCGCCGTGTGGAGGCAGTTGAGGGCAAGGAAGTCAAAGGCGATATCGTTAAATATAAATTACACAAATTCATGCGTTCGAACCAGGGTACCTGTATTAACCAGCGTCCACTGGCGAAACGCGGGGATATCGTTAAAAAAGGTGACATCCTGGCTGATGGACCTTCCACAGAAATGGGCGAACTTGCGCTTGGCCGCAACGTAGTCGTTGCGTTCATGACTTGGGAAGGTTATAACTACGAGGATGCGATCCTGCTGAGTGAGAAGCTGGTGAAGGAAGATGTATACACTTCGATTCATATCGAGGAATACGAATCTGAAGCCCGTGATACGAAGCTCGGACCTGAAGAGATCACACGTGATATTCCTAACGTCGGTGAAGAGGCGCTCCGCAACTTGGATGAGCGCGGAATTATCCGTATCGGTGCGGAAATCAATGCCGGTGATATTCTGGTAGGTAAGGTTACTCCGAAGGGTGTAACTGAGCTGACTGCTGAGGAACGCCTGCTGCATGCGATCTTCGGTGAGAAAGCCCGTGAAGTTCGTGATACCTCCCTGCGCGTTCCGCATGGTAGTGATGGTATTATCGTTGACGTCAAAGTATTCACACGCGAGAACGGCGATGAGCTGCCTCCTGGTGTGAATCAACTGGTTCGTGTCTACATCGCCCAGAAGCGTAAGATTTCTGAAGGTGACAAGATGGCCGGACGTCACGGTAACAAGGGTGTCGTTGCCCGTATCCTGCCAGAAGAAGATATGCCGTTCCTTCCGGACGGTACGCCGGTACAGGTTGTCCTGAACCCGCTGGGCGTTCCTTCCCGTATGAACATCGGACAGGTGCTTGAAGTCCATATTGGTATGGCTGCACTGCGTCTGGGTATCCACGTGGCTACTCCGGTATTCGATGGAGCCCGTGAGTATGACGTGTTCGATACGATGGAAGAAGCCGGTATGCAGCGTAATGGTAAGACAGTGCTGTATGACGGACGTACAGGTGAGCGCTTCGAGCGTGAGGTTACTGTCGGTGTCATGCACAT
The window above is part of the Paenibacillus sp. FSL H8-0048 genome. Proteins encoded here:
- the rplA gene encoding 50S ribosomal protein L1 — encoded protein: MAKHGKKYQESAKLINSEATYEPSEAVELVKKAATAKFDETVEAAVRLGVDPRKQDQAVRGVVVLPHGTGKTQRVLVFAKGEKAKEAEAAGADFVGDADMINKIQQGWFEFDVCVATPDMMSEVGKLGRLLGGKGLMPNPKAGTVTFDVTKAVQEIKAGKIEYRLDKAGQIHAPIGKVSFNAEQLNENLKALMDALNRAKPAAAKGVYLKGIAISSTMGPSARVNAAAFR
- the rplJ gene encoding 50S ribosomal protein L10, which translates into the protein MANAKVIQAKQDAVDVVTSKLQNSVSTVVADYRGLNVSQVTELRKQLREAGVEFQVLKNTLLRRATAAAELTDLDAVLTGPTAIAFSETDAVVAAKILNDFAKKNDALKLKGGVVEGKVIDVDQLKALAELPSRDGLLSMLLSVLQAPMRNFALAVKAVAEKEEQSA
- the rplL gene encoding 50S ribosomal protein L7/L12; this translates as MSKETILEEIKGMSVLELNDLVKAIEEEFGVTAAAPVAAGGAVAAVEAEQSEFDVILTSAGASKINVIKIVREITGLGLKEAKEVVDNAPKAIKEKVSKEEAEATKAKLEEAGAAVEVK
- a CDS encoding class I SAM-dependent methyltransferase, which encodes MSQHYYSQQPEARHDRRSIDTELRGKRLRFTSDAGVFSKGDIDHGSRVLIGAMEIPEDAKVLDVGCGYGPIGISAAHLASKGHVTMIDINSRAVELARENAQHNGIRNVTVMESDVLSAVEGQTFDVILTNPPIRAGKAVVHAIFEQAYEHLNEGGCLWVVIQKKQGAPSAVAKLESMFPVVEEVGKDKGYRILKAQK
- the rpoB gene encoding DNA-directed RNA polymerase subunit beta, yielding MAGHLVQYGRRTRRSYARINEVLEVPNLIEIQQKSYDWFLEEGLREMFQDISPIQDFTGNLVLEFIDYSLGEPKYTVDDAKERDVTYAAPLRVKVRLINKETGEVKEQEVFMGDFPLMTETGTFIINGAERVIVSQLVRSPSVYFSTKVDKNGKKTYTATVIPNRGAWLELETDAKDIMYVRIDRTRKIPVTVLLRALGFGSDAEILELLGNDEYIRNTLDKDNTDSTEKALIEIYERLRPGEPPTLDNAKSLLVARFFDPKRYDLANVGRYKINKKLHIKNRLFNQRLAQPLVDESTGEILAESGQMVDRRLLDELIPYFEKSMAAKNYRVTGGVMDSEDIPLQTIDVFSPIEEGRIIKLIANGNIDKSVKHITQADIISSISYFINLLHGIGNTDDIDHLGNRRLRSVGELLQNQFRIGLSRMERVVRERMSIQDANAITPQALINIRPVIASIKEFFGSSQLSQFMDQTNPLAELTHKRRLSALGPGGLTRERAGFEVRDVHHSHYGRMCPIETPEGPNIGLINSLSTFARINEYGFIEAPYRWVDPKTGKVTEQIDYLTADEEDNYVVAQANVLIDEDGSFKEDQVIVRYNKDSDNITTMPSNRVDYMDVSPKQVVSVATALIPFLENDDSNRALMGSNMQRQAVPLLIPKAPLVGTGMEHKSAKDSGVCIVSKYDGIIERSSANEIWLRRVEAVEGKEVKGDIVKYKLHKFMRSNQGTCINQRPLAKRGDIVKKGDILADGPSTEMGELALGRNVVVAFMTWEGYNYEDAILLSEKLVKEDVYTSIHIEEYESEARDTKLGPEEITRDIPNVGEEALRNLDERGIIRIGAEINAGDILVGKVTPKGVTELTAEERLLHAIFGEKAREVRDTSLRVPHGSDGIIVDVKVFTRENGDELPPGVNQLVRVYIAQKRKISEGDKMAGRHGNKGVVARILPEEDMPFLPDGTPVQVVLNPLGVPSRMNIGQVLEVHIGMAALRLGIHVATPVFDGAREYDVFDTMEEAGMQRNGKTVLYDGRTGERFEREVTVGVMHMIKLAHMVDDKIHARSTGPYSLVTQQPLGGKAQFGGQRFGEMEVWALEAYGAAYTLQEILTVKSDDVVGRVKTYESIVKGENVPEPGVPESFKVLIKELQSLGMDVKILSGDEQEIEMKELDDEDETSGDKLSLNLEGAEVGIE